GAAGAGTCTATTGCCAAAGGCGGTCAGGTAGTTGATATCCCTGATTTTACCAATGGAAAATGGAAAACCCGTAAACCTGTATTTGGAATGACCGATGAGTTCTAAGAAGACCTTACTTATATTAGCAGGCGGATTAGGAAGCAGATACAAAGGATTGAAGCAGGTAGACGGAATACTCAATAACGGTTCTCCTATTCTGGAGTATTCCATTTTTGATGCTTTGGAAGCCGGTTTTCAAAAAGTGGTTATTATTGTCAACAGACTGATTCCTGAAAGTTATATAGAGAGGCTCAATGGTATTTCAAAAGCTAAAAATTTTGAACTGCATTGGGTGTATCAGGAAACGGACAGCATTCCTATTTCACTGGAAGGTTTTGATTATCCCGATCGTGAGAAGCCATGGGGAACGGCCCATGCTGTTCTTTGCGCCAAATATTCTATACAGGAACCGTTTGTTATGATTAATGCAGATGATTTCTATGGAAAAGAAGCTTATCAGCTGGCAGCGCACGAAATAAATCATCACTCTATTTCAGACGCTCAACTAGGAATGGTTGCCTATCCTGTAGGAACTACATTGAGCGGAAACGGTGCTGTAGCAAGAGGAATCTGTACTTTGGATGCTGAAAACTATCTGATCAAAGTAGTGGAACAAACTACGATTCAGAGGGTAAATAATTCAATCATCTATATTGAAAACGGAGAAAATATAAAATTGGATCCCGAAACACTGGTTTCCATGAACTTTTTTATTTTCCATCCTCATATTTTCTGCTACCTGGAAGCCTATTTTTATGATTTCATAGAATCTGATCCGCTTCCGAATCAGGAATTTTATATTCCTTCTGCAGTACAAAGAATGATAGACGAAAACAGAGTAAAAGTAAAGGTAAAAGCCTCTCCTACCCAATGGATGGGCGTTACTTATGCCGATGATAAAAAAGAAATTAAGGATTTTCTGATTTCAGAGATTAAAAACAACAGATACCCGGAAGATTTATGGAGCTAAATGATATCGTTTTTGAATTTATCGGTACGGACAATTATGAAATCACTCCTATTACGGACGGATTAATCAATACGACTTATCTTTTGGAGAATAAAGATCTGGGAAAAAAATTTATCCTCCAGAAAATCAATAATCATGTATTCAGACAGCCGGAAGTGATTGTCAATAATCATTTAATGATTAATGAAATTCTCAAGGTAAATGATTATCAGTTTCAAATTATTGAGCCTATTCCTTCTCTCAATAATAGG
The nucleotide sequence above comes from Chryseobacterium sp. 7. Encoded proteins:
- a CDS encoding sugar phosphate nucleotidyltransferase, with translation MSSKKTLLILAGGLGSRYKGLKQVDGILNNGSPILEYSIFDALEAGFQKVVIIVNRLIPESYIERLNGISKAKNFELHWVYQETDSIPISLEGFDYPDREKPWGTAHAVLCAKYSIQEPFVMINADDFYGKEAYQLAAHEINHHSISDAQLGMVAYPVGTTLSGNGAVARGICTLDAENYLIKVVEQTTIQRVNNSIIYIENGENIKLDPETLVSMNFFIFHPHIFCYLEAYFYDFIESDPLPNQEFYIPSAVQRMIDENRVKVKVKASPTQWMGVTYADDKKEIKDFLISEIKNNRYPEDLWS